Proteins from one Nicotiana tabacum cultivar K326 chromosome 23, ASM71507v2, whole genome shotgun sequence genomic window:
- the LOC107824786 gene encoding protein DMP6-like, translated as MEIKVENETSQNLDNEEKSPLLENLALPEVQKNLIQKAITQTFQSTAHLANLLPTGSVLAFQLLSPIFTNQGECDKIGKSLTVALVTLCGLSCFILSFTDSFTDKKGKICYGFATIRGLWIIDGSAKIPHQIARKYRLRFIDFMHAFMSILVFAAVAFFDQNVVNCFYPRPSDQIEELLTALPVAIGVICSMFFVVFPTQRHGIGFPLISK; from the coding sequence ATGGAGATTAAGGTAGAAAATGAGACATCACAAAATCTTGATAATGAAGAGAAATCTCCCCTCCTAGAAAACTTAGCCTTACCAGAAGTACAAAAAAACCTTATACAAAAAGCAATAACTCAAACATTTCAAAGTACAGCCCATTTAGCCAATCTTCTACCTACTGGCTCAGTTCTTGCTTTTCAACTTTTGTCACCTATTTTTACAAACCAAGGTGAATGTGACAAAATTGGCAAATCCTTAACTGTTGCACTTGTAACACTATGTGGACTATCTTGTTTCATATTAAGTTTCACTGATAGTTTTACAGACAAGAAGGGGAAAATTTGCTATGGATTCGCGACGATACGTGGTTTGTGGATAATTGATGGATCAGCAAAAATTCCACATCAAATTGCAAGAAAATACAGGCTGAGATTTATTGATTTTATGCATGCTTTTATGTCAATATTGGTTTTTGCAGCTGTTGCATTTTTTGATCAGAATGTGGTGAATTGCTTTTATCCAAGACCTTCAGATCAAATAGAGGAGTTGCTTACTGCTTTGCCAGTTGCAATTGGAGTCATTTGTAGTATGTTTTTTGTGGTTTTTCCCACACAGCGACATGGAATTGGCTTTCCACTCATTTCTAAGTAG